Proteins from a genomic interval of Halomonas alkaliantarctica:
- a CDS encoding TIGR00730 family Rossman fold protein, producing MARICVYLGSREGNRPAFRQATTKLGRTLAERGHTLVYGGARVGLMGELANSVMDAGGEAIGVMPDHLVEREQAHFGLSELIRVRNMHERKATMAANADAFIALPGGIGTLEELFEIWTWGYLGLHEKPMGLLNIDEFYSPLLTFLDSTVSHGFLAPPTREMLLDAPSPHELLDALEALL from the coding sequence ATGGCTCGAATTTGCGTTTATCTTGGCTCCCGTGAAGGTAACAGACCTGCCTTCCGCCAGGCGACCACTAAACTGGGACGCACGCTCGCTGAACGCGGCCACACGCTAGTTTATGGCGGGGCACGCGTTGGTCTGATGGGGGAACTGGCTAATTCAGTGATGGATGCTGGCGGCGAAGCCATTGGCGTGATGCCCGACCACTTAGTGGAGCGCGAACAGGCACACTTTGGCTTAAGCGAGCTGATTCGGGTGCGCAATATGCACGAACGCAAAGCCACTATGGCGGCCAACGCCGACGCTTTTATTGCCTTACCCGGCGGGATAGGCACCTTGGAAGAGCTGTTTGAAATATGGACGTGGGGCTATCTAGGCCTGCATGAAAAACCGATGGGGTTGCTGAACATCGACGAGTTCTATTCGCCGCTGCTGACTTTTTTAGACAGCACGGTCAGTCATGGCTTTTTGGCGCCTCCCACCCGCGAAATGCTGCTCGACGCACCGTCACCCCATGAGTTGCTTGATGCACTAGAAGCTCTGCTGTAG
- a CDS encoding DUF501 domain-containing protein, whose translation MVIRTNQAPDERQLAIIAQQLGRAPRGIEAVAATDGEGTPLVLRMAPIVDGKPFPTLYWLCSDVLKVEISRIEAVGVIKALEQRLQEEPEFLEAYQQSHRDYVTARWDAMSDAQREEVAKLGYTNVMTERGIGGISNWHQIRCLHTQYAHHLCGDNVIGQWMDKHHQVDRCLP comes from the coding sequence ATGGTGATACGCACCAACCAAGCGCCTGACGAACGTCAGCTCGCCATTATTGCCCAGCAGCTTGGCCGCGCACCGCGTGGCATCGAAGCGGTAGCCGCGACCGACGGTGAAGGCACGCCACTAGTACTGCGCATGGCGCCGATTGTCGATGGTAAACCCTTCCCCACCCTGTATTGGCTCTGTTCCGATGTGCTGAAAGTTGAGATTTCCCGCATCGAAGCCGTTGGGGTTATCAAAGCGCTCGAACAACGCCTACAGGAAGAGCCTGAATTTCTCGAAGCTTACCAACAGAGCCATCGCGACTATGTCACCGCTCGCTGGGACGCTATGAGTGATGCTCAGCGTGAAGAAGTCGCTAAGCTGGGTTACACCAATGTGATGACCGAACGCGGCATTGGCGGCATTAGCAACTGGCACCAGATACGCTGCCTGCATACTCAGTACGCCCATCACCTTTGCGGTGACAATGTCATTGGGCAGTGGATGGATAAGCATCACCAAGTAGACCGCTGTTTACCCTAA
- a CDS encoding acyl-CoA thioesterase — protein sequence MFTRTIEPAFYDTDALGHINNTRLPAWFELARNDLFKLFTPDLNPSQWRLIMARMEVDYRAELFYGHDIEIRTYLTRLGNSSFTVTQEARQHGKLTNLGHTVMVQYDHQAKCAMPIEGDLREALTSHLQDAPEPA from the coding sequence ATGTTTACCCGTACCATTGAACCCGCCTTTTACGATACTGACGCCTTAGGGCACATTAACAACACCCGCCTGCCAGCGTGGTTTGAGCTTGCCCGCAATGACTTGTTCAAACTCTTTACCCCTGACTTAAATCCCAGTCAGTGGCGCTTGATTATGGCGCGCATGGAAGTCGACTACCGGGCTGAACTGTTTTACGGTCATGATATCGAAATACGTACTTACTTAACTCGGTTAGGCAATAGTTCGTTTACAGTGACTCAAGAGGCGCGTCAGCACGGCAAGCTCACTAACCTGGGCCATACCGTTATGGTGCAGTATGACCATCAGGCCAAGTGCGCCATGCCCATTGAGGGTGACCTGCGCGAGGCACTAACCTCGCATCTACAAGACGCGCCTGAGCCCGCCTGA
- a CDS encoding MalY/PatB family protein, translating to MVYDFATPVERRHPIGGWASQKWHRYGDDVLPLWVADMDFRSPPAVIDALQARVAHGVYGYGEVPATLTETLCQWSARHYDWPIQPDWQQWLPGVVPALHLAALALTEPGDGVLTVAPIYPPFLEVAKRTGRLPQQAMLAAPSTPNEPWQLDIAALEAAITPRTRLLLWCQPHNPTGRVWRYEEIAALAELVERHDLWVVSDELHCDLLLNEGAQHRPLAAAFPQLAKRTITLWAPSKTFNLAGLTSACAVIPDPALRERFAAATKGLLPDGNVLGLVAAEAAYRHGEPWRQELLSVLREHRETLQARVAAWPGVRWSAPESTYLAWLDMRESGLGEAPQKMLLKEAGVALSDGAAFGCPGFVRLNFGTTASQLEAALSRMDSLLKRD from the coding sequence ATGGTCTACGATTTTGCCACGCCTGTGGAGCGACGCCACCCAATAGGTGGCTGGGCATCGCAAAAATGGCACCGCTACGGCGACGACGTACTGCCTCTTTGGGTCGCCGATATGGATTTTCGCTCCCCGCCTGCGGTGATTGATGCACTGCAGGCGCGGGTAGCACACGGTGTATATGGCTATGGTGAAGTGCCCGCTACGTTAACAGAAACCCTGTGCCAGTGGAGCGCTCGCCACTACGACTGGCCCATTCAGCCGGATTGGCAGCAGTGGCTGCCGGGCGTCGTGCCGGCCTTGCACCTAGCTGCGTTAGCGCTGACCGAACCAGGCGACGGTGTGCTGACGGTGGCGCCGATTTACCCGCCATTTTTAGAGGTTGCAAAGCGTACAGGCCGATTGCCCCAGCAGGCGATGCTGGCAGCGCCCTCAACACCCAATGAGCCTTGGCAGCTCGATATTGCAGCCTTGGAGGCCGCTATTACGCCACGTACGCGCTTGCTGCTGTGGTGTCAGCCCCACAACCCAACGGGGCGTGTGTGGCGCTATGAAGAGATTGCAGCGCTGGCTGAGCTCGTGGAGCGCCACGACCTGTGGGTGGTCTCCGATGAGCTGCACTGCGACCTGTTATTGAACGAAGGCGCCCAGCACCGCCCGTTAGCCGCGGCATTTCCTCAATTAGCGAAGCGCACCATTACGCTATGGGCACCGTCGAAAACCTTTAACCTGGCGGGCTTAACCAGCGCCTGCGCGGTGATTCCCGACCCCGCACTGCGCGAGCGCTTTGCGGCGGCTACCAAAGGATTACTGCCCGATGGTAACGTGCTTGGCTTGGTCGCCGCAGAGGCGGCGTATCGCCATGGCGAGCCGTGGCGCCAGGAGCTGTTAAGCGTGTTACGTGAGCACCGTGAGACGCTGCAGGCGCGCGTAGCGGCTTGGCCTGGTGTGCGCTGGAGTGCGCCGGAGTCGACTTATTTAGCTTGGCTGGATATGCGCGAATCAGGTCTGGGAGAGGCGCCGCAAAAGATGCTGCTGAAAGAGGCGGGGGTGGCGCTTTCGGACGGGGCTGCCTTTGGCTGCCCCGGCTTTGTGCGGCTTAACTTTGGTACCACCGCTTCCCAGCTGGAAGCGGCGCTGTCTCGTATGGATTCCCTGCTGAAGCGGGATTGA
- a CDS encoding co-chaperone YbbN: MQIIDPRSGKPLTADTGSADATAPNAEQAAVRPEDVIIELNAGNIQQVLEASMQVPVLMGCYSPSNASSSTLLAVLDKLVVEYAGAFLLGKLDIEANPEIGGQLGVRAVPDVKLISQGGLVDGFQGALPEKEVREWLNRYFPAPGEAPPTPEEQAEEALKAGDTAAAREIYQTLMGQYPEHYAYQVAFARVLVAEGRGSEAREVLDNLPPEERDAAPARGVRASIEFSEQALSAEEIAALGDRTDSEAQYQRALRQVADGHYDEGLEALLALMKQDRAYNDDAARKTLLQVFDALGADHPLTVAYRRKLFAMLY; encoded by the coding sequence ATGCAGATTATTGATCCCCGCTCAGGTAAGCCGCTTACGGCGGATACCGGAAGTGCTGACGCTACCGCGCCGAACGCTGAACAGGCGGCGGTGCGCCCTGAAGATGTCATTATCGAGCTAAATGCTGGCAATATTCAGCAGGTGCTGGAAGCGTCCATGCAGGTGCCGGTGCTGATGGGCTGCTACTCGCCTTCCAACGCAAGCAGCAGCACTCTACTCGCGGTGTTGGATAAACTTGTGGTTGAGTACGCGGGCGCCTTCCTGCTCGGCAAGCTCGATATTGAGGCAAACCCCGAAATCGGCGGCCAGCTGGGTGTGCGTGCAGTGCCCGATGTGAAGCTGATCAGCCAAGGCGGCTTGGTGGATGGCTTCCAGGGTGCGCTGCCGGAGAAAGAAGTGCGCGAGTGGCTCAATCGCTACTTCCCAGCCCCTGGCGAAGCGCCACCCACCCCTGAAGAGCAGGCAGAAGAAGCGCTTAAAGCCGGTGACACCGCCGCTGCCCGCGAGATATATCAAACCCTGATGGGCCAGTACCCAGAGCACTACGCCTACCAGGTAGCCTTCGCACGGGTGTTGGTGGCCGAAGGGCGTGGCAGCGAGGCCCGTGAAGTACTCGACAACCTGCCCCCGGAAGAGCGCGATGCAGCCCCTGCTCGCGGCGTACGCGCCAGCATCGAGTTTAGCGAGCAAGCACTCTCAGCCGAGGAGATTGCGGCTCTGGGTGATCGCACCGATAGCGAAGCGCAGTACCAGCGCGCCCTGCGCCAAGTGGCCGACGGTCATTATGATGAAGGGCTGGAAGCTTTGCTTGCACTAATGAAGCAGGATCGCGCCTATAACGATGATGCCGCGCGTAAAACGCTGCTGCAGGTGTTCGACGCTCTGGGCGCCGACCACCCGCTGACCGTTGCTTACCGCCGCAAACTTTTTGCGATGCTGTACTAG